One window of the Triticum dicoccoides isolate Atlit2015 ecotype Zavitan chromosome 3B, WEW_v2.0, whole genome shotgun sequence genome contains the following:
- the LOC119279121 gene encoding putative cyclin-dependent kinase F-2 yields MGWSEVIGNDVATATPAVRNRVDRRDEWGQRTTATGGDSSKSAIGGRFQRLDEIGAGGFGVVYRARDRHTGEIVAIKCLRTNKYAHDDSGDRYLSAFAGEVSALEKCSGHPSIVQLRASGQHDGEAFIAMEFVGPTLRNVMKRIRFGRRHTELEVRLMMRQLLTGVGRMNRLGLMHRDLKPGNVLVDDRKNLKICDLGLSCSMADGPPYSNHIGTRGYRAPELLLGSTNYDERIDSWSLGVMMAELLAGHHPFYGKTDTDHLSEILDLLGTSDIKEWPGYDGRQLPGGWALHSSLRSMFPCPADARRRCRPQLSEAGFEVLSGLLRCNPEKRLTARGALRHRWFKETNFRAAKC; encoded by the coding sequence ATGGGATGGTCGGAAGTCATAGGCAACGACGTCGCCACCGCCACACCGGCGGTGCGCAACCGTGTTGATAGACGGGATGAATGGGGCCAAAGAACCACGGCCACCGGTGGTGACTCTTCAAAATCTGCAATTGGTGGCCGCTTCCAGCGACTCGACGAGATCGGTGCAGGGGGCTTCGGTGTGGTTTACCGGGCGAGGGACCGCCACACCGGCGAGATCGTCGCCATCAAGTGCCTCCGCACAAACAAGTACGCCCACGACGACAGCGGCGACCGCTACCTCTCCGCCTTTGCAGGAGAGGTCAGCGCCTTGGAGAAGTGCAGCGGCCACCCGTCCATCGTGCAGCTGCGCGCCTCGGGCCAGCACGACGGCGAGGCCTTCATCGCCATGGAGTTCGTCGGGCCGACCCTCAGGAACGTCATGAAGCGCATCCGCTTCGGGAGGAGACACACTGAGCTGGAGGTCCGCCTCATGATGAGGCAGCTCCTCACCGGCGTCGGCAGGATGAACCGTCTAGGTCTCATGCATCGTGACCTTAAGCCGGGGAACGTGCTCGTCGACGACCGCAAGAACCTCAAGATCTGTGACCTTGGGCTATCATGCAGCATGGCCGATGGGCCGCCCTACTCAAACCACATCGGAACACGGGGTTACCGCGCACCAGAGCTCCTCCTAGGATCCACGAATTACGACGAGCGCATCGACTCTTGGTCTCTTGGCGTCATGATGGCTGAGCTACTTGCTGGTCACCACCCTTTCTACGGGAAGACCGACACGGACCACCTCAGTGAGATTTTGGACCTTCTTGGTACATCAGACATCAAAGAGTGGCCGGGCTATGATGGGCGGCAGCTGCCCGGCGGATGGGCATTGCATAGCAGTTTGCGCTCCATGTTCCCATGCCCTGCCGATGCTAGGAGAAGATGCCGCCCCCAACTTTCAGAAGCTGGTTTTGAGGTCTTGAGCGGCCTTCTGCGATGCAACCCTGAAAAGAGACTCACGGCGAGGGGCGCGCTGCGGCATAGGTGGTTTAAAGAGACCAACTTCAGGGCTGCAAAGTGCTGA